Proteins encoded by one window of Nicotiana tabacum cultivar K326 chromosome 10, ASM71507v2, whole genome shotgun sequence:
- the LOC107773578 gene encoding uncharacterized protein LOC107773578, translating into MGNCIVLQEKVVKVMKTDGKILEYKAPIKVYQVLSQFGGQYAISESLSVIQNLLPNSNMLAGQLYYLLPILPVPPPKIAKKKKVVKFAKEVVDQEEAKKQIRTTEAVRIKLVISKKELQALLSSTEGGLITVNDIVNRLQKIQDIKLGDPVLKQ; encoded by the coding sequence ATGGGGAATTGTATAGTTTTGCAAGAAAAAGTTGTAAAAGTGATGAAAACAGATGGGAAGATTCTTGAATACAAAGCTCCAATAAAGGTATATCAAGTGTTATCACAATTTGGTGGCCAATATGCAATATCTGAATCCCTTTCAGTCATTCAAAATCTACTACCAAATTCTAACATGTTAGCTGGTCAACTTTATTATCTTTTGCCTATATTACCAGTGCCTCctccaaaaatagccaaaaagaAGAAGGTGGTCAAATTTGCAAAAGAAGTAGTTGATCAAGAAGAAGCTAAAAAACAAATTAGGACAACAGAGGCAGTAAGGATTAAGCTTGTCATTAGTAAAAAAGAGCTCCAAGCTTTGCTAAGTAGTACTGAAGGAGGATTAATCACTGTTAATGACATTGTTAATCGCCTTCAGAAGATACAAGACATCAAGTTAGGGGATCCCGTGCTCAAGCAATAG